A stretch of the Planktothricoides raciborskii GIHE-MW2 genome encodes the following:
- a CDS encoding DUF433 domain-containing protein, translated as MDRISVAPHIHFGKPCISGTRITVQSVLELLNEGLSFEAIIQDYYPDWQTEDIRACLRYAIALVAAEDIHLVSA; from the coding sequence ATGGACAGAATCTCAGTGGCTCCTCACATTCACTTTGGCAAACCTTGCATCTCTGGTACGCGCATTACCGTGCAAAGTGTTTTGGAATTGCTTAATGAAGGACTTTCCTTTGAGGCGATTATTCAGGATTACTACCCTGACTGGCAAACTGAGGATATTCGTGCTTGCCTAAGATATGCGATCGCACTTGTGGCGGCTGAGGACATTCACCTAGTGTCAGCTTAA
- the sufR gene encoding iron-sulfur cluster biosynthesis transcriptional regulator SufR encodes MTPSQQQSTKDDILQFLRKQGQATAQELAEQLNISPQAIRRHLKDLEANHLISHELIQERMGRPQYLYQLTEKGRDRFPHRYDEFAVSLLDALAETVGPEQVSLILQKQWERKAIDYRDRLGGGTLEKRVAALVELRKIEGYMAEWHPVEQNGTSKGDRFLITEHNCAISNVAESFPRVCDHELEMFASVLPDCVVERTFWMINGEHRCGYLVKPRELD; translated from the coding sequence ATGACACCCAGTCAGCAGCAATCCACCAAAGATGATATCCTGCAATTTTTAAGAAAGCAGGGTCAAGCAACGGCGCAAGAGTTGGCAGAGCAGTTAAATATTAGTCCCCAAGCGATTCGACGCCATCTGAAGGATTTAGAGGCGAATCACTTGATTTCCCATGAGTTGATTCAGGAGCGAATGGGGCGCCCGCAGTATCTTTACCAGTTGACCGAGAAAGGGCGCGATCGCTTTCCCCATCGTTATGATGAGTTTGCGGTTTCCCTGCTGGATGCTCTGGCGGAAACTGTGGGTCCCGAACAGGTGAGCTTGATTTTGCAGAAGCAGTGGGAACGCAAAGCGATTGATTATCGCGATCGCCTGGGGGGGGGCACCCTAGAAAAGCGGGTGGCGGCTTTGGTAGAACTGCGTAAAATCGAGGGCTATATGGCGGAGTGGCATCCGGTGGAACAGAATGGGACCAGCAAGGGCGATCGCTTTCTGATTACGGAACATAATTGCGCGATTTCTAATGTAGCGGAGTCTTTCCCTAGGGTTTGCGATCATGAATTAGAAATGTTTGCTAGTGTTTTGCCAGACTGTGTGGTAGAACGGACTTTTTGGATGATTAATGGTGAGCATCGCTGTGGCTATTTAGTTAAGCCTCGTGAGTTGGATTAA
- a CDS encoding ferredoxin-thioredoxin reductase catalytic domain-containing protein: MNQSTQNLPATDKNLEAMRQFAEQYAKRTGTYFCADLGVTAVVIEGLAKHKEDLGSPLCPCRHYEDKAAEAKAAYWNCPCVPMRERKECHCMLFLTPDNDFAGDRQQITFEQIRATTNPA, from the coding sequence ATGAACCAAAGTACACAAAATTTACCAGCTACAGACAAAAACCTAGAAGCCATGCGGCAATTTGCCGAACAATACGCCAAACGCACCGGCACCTACTTCTGTGCCGATCTCGGCGTCACCGCTGTAGTCATCGAAGGCTTGGCCAAACACAAAGAAGACCTAGGGTCGCCCCTATGTCCTTGTCGCCATTACGAAGACAAAGCAGCGGAAGCGAAAGCCGCTTACTGGAACTGCCCTTGCGTCCCCATGAGGGAACGGAAAGAATGTCACTGTATGTTGTTTTTAACTCCCGACAATGATTTTGCCGGGGATCGACAACAAATTACCTTTGAGCAAATTCGGGCCACCACCAATCCAGCTTAA
- the sufB gene encoding Fe-S cluster assembly protein SufB: MSASVKTLVNQPYKYGFVTNIESDTLPPGLSEDVVRLISAKKNEPEFMLEFRLKAYRKWLTMQEPAWAHVNYPPINYQDIIYYSAPKQKKEKLNSLDDVDPALLETFEKLGIPLSEQKRLSNVAVDAVFDSVSIATTFREKLAKEGVIFCSISEAVHEYPELIEKYLGSVVPVSDNFYAALNSAVFSDGSFVYIPKGVKCPMELSTYFRINNGDSGQFERTLIIADEGSQVSYLEGCTAPMFDTNQLHAAVVELVALDNADIKYSTVQNWYAGDENGKGGIYNFVTKRGLCQGVNSKISWTQVETGSAITWKYPSCVLVGDNSVGEFYSVALTNNCQQADTGTKMVHIGKNTRSTIISKGISAGKSKNSYRGLVKIGPGAEGARNYSQCDSMLIGDNAQANTFPYIQVQNPGAKVEHEASTSKIGEDQLFYLAQRGISAEDAVSMMISGFCKDVFNQLPMEFAVEADRLLSLKLEGSVG, from the coding sequence ATGAGCGCCTCAGTAAAAACCCTAGTCAACCAACCCTACAAATATGGGTTCGTGACGAACATCGAATCTGACACTTTGCCACCGGGACTCAGCGAAGACGTAGTTCGCCTGATCTCCGCCAAAAAAAATGAGCCGGAGTTCATGCTGGAATTTCGCCTCAAAGCTTACCGGAAATGGCTGACCATGCAGGAACCAGCCTGGGCTCATGTCAACTATCCGCCCATCAACTATCAAGACATTATTTACTACTCTGCCCCCAAACAGAAAAAAGAAAAGCTCAACAGCTTAGATGACGTAGATCCAGCTTTACTAGAAACCTTTGAAAAACTGGGCATCCCCCTTTCCGAGCAAAAACGCCTCAGCAATGTGGCCGTCGATGCCGTATTTGACAGTGTTTCCATTGCCACCACCTTTCGGGAAAAACTGGCCAAAGAAGGGGTGATCTTCTGCTCAATTTCTGAAGCAGTCCACGAATACCCCGAACTGATCGAAAAATATCTCGGTAGCGTCGTCCCCGTAAGCGATAACTTCTACGCCGCCCTCAACTCCGCCGTATTCAGCGACGGGTCTTTTGTGTACATTCCCAAAGGGGTCAAATGCCCGATGGAATTGTCCACCTACTTCAGAATTAATAATGGTGATTCGGGGCAGTTTGAGCGCACCTTAATTATTGCCGATGAAGGCAGCCAAGTTTCCTACTTAGAAGGTTGCACCGCCCCCATGTTCGACACCAACCAACTCCACGCTGCCGTAGTGGAATTGGTCGCCCTGGACAATGCAGACATTAAATATTCCACCGTGCAAAACTGGTATGCCGGAGATGAAAACGGCAAAGGCGGAATTTACAATTTCGTCACCAAACGCGGACTTTGCCAAGGGGTAAATTCTAAGATTTCTTGGACTCAAGTCGAAACAGGTTCGGCAATTACTTGGAAATATCCCAGTTGCGTGCTCGTGGGCGATAATTCCGTGGGCGAATTTTACTCCGTAGCCCTGACCAATAACTGTCAGCAAGCGGACACCGGCACCAAAATGGTACATATCGGCAAAAACACTCGCAGCACCATTATTTCTAAAGGTATTTCGGCGGGTAAATCCAAAAATAGCTATCGCGGTTTGGTGAAAATTGGACCGGGGGCAGAAGGAGCACGAAATTATTCTCAGTGTGATTCTATGCTGATTGGGGATAATGCTCAAGCGAATACTTTCCCCTATATTCAAGTGCAAAATCCGGGGGCAAAAGTAGAACATGAAGCTTCTACTTCTAAGATTGGGGAAGACCAACTTTTCTACTTAGCCCAGCGGGGTATTTCCGCTGAGGATGCTGTCAGCATGATGATTAGCGGTTTCTGCAAAGATGTGTTTAATCAATTGCCGATGGAATTTGCCGTAGAAGCCGATCGCCTCTTAAGTCTGAAGTTAGAAGGATCGGTGGGTTAA
- the sufC gene encoding Fe-S cluster assembly ATPase SufC encodes MIIENSEVILSIRNLTANVDGQKILKGVNLEIKAGEIHAIMGKNGSGKSTLSKVLAGHPAYEVTGGEVIFQGKNLLELDPEERACSGLFLAFQYPVEIPGVSNLDFLKASCNARRKYQGLAELDAFDFEDVIAEKLEVVQMNPAFLKRSVNQGFSGGEKKRNEIVQMAILEPSLAILDETDSGLDIDALKIVANGVNQLANAENAMLVITHYQRLLDYIVPDYVHVMEAGRIITSGGKELALELESRGYDWIGEELTAKVGV; translated from the coding sequence ATGATTATTGAAAATAGTGAAGTAATTCTGTCAATTAGAAATCTGACCGCTAATGTGGATGGGCAGAAAATTCTCAAAGGAGTCAATCTAGAAATTAAAGCCGGTGAAATCCACGCCATTATGGGTAAAAATGGCTCTGGTAAAAGTACCTTATCCAAGGTATTAGCCGGACATCCCGCTTATGAAGTCACCGGCGGTGAGGTGATTTTTCAAGGAAAAAATTTACTGGAATTAGACCCAGAAGAACGGGCTTGTTCTGGGCTATTTTTAGCTTTTCAATATCCCGTAGAAATTCCTGGAGTCAGTAATCTGGACTTTTTGAAAGCTTCTTGTAATGCCCGTCGGAAATATCAAGGATTGGCAGAATTAGATGCATTTGATTTTGAAGATGTGATTGCGGAAAAGCTGGAAGTTGTGCAAATGAATCCCGCTTTCCTCAAACGGAGCGTGAATCAAGGGTTTTCTGGTGGGGAGAAAAAGCGCAATGAAATTGTGCAAATGGCTATCTTAGAACCTAGTCTGGCAATTTTAGATGAAACCGATTCGGGTTTAGATATTGATGCTTTGAAAATTGTCGCTAATGGGGTAAATCAACTGGCTAATGCTGAGAACGCAATGTTAGTAATTACCCACTATCAGCGCTTATTAGATTATATTGTGCCGGATTATGTTCATGTGATGGAAGCAGGACGAATTATTACCAGTGGCGGTAAGGAATTAGCCCTGGAATTAGAAAGTCGCGGCTATGACTGGATCGGTGAAGAATTGACCGCTAAGGTAGGGGTGTAA
- the sufD gene encoding Fe-S cluster assembly protein SufD, with the protein MTMQIATKSEISAIARLLSEAINGATPTDAWLQQLRDNAAAVVRELGMPTTRDENWRFTNLAPLAAVPFQRAAAFELPLGTLGNLIDNIKILSKVDRRLVFVNGRYSQELSAVAGLPQGLFIGNLAQLPAELRDRLPEYLANQEGTQEVFTALNTAGLNDAAVIWLGKNVAVETPIHLLFISVTRETPALIQPRTLVVAEPGSAATVIEEYIVADREWCATAETQPYFTNTVTEIYLGQNAEVNHTRIQREAANSFHIGKSAIAQAKDSRYSCIEVNTGSKISRHNLEIYQKGEGTQTTLNGLTVIGGEQLADTHSNVVLNHPHGMVAQLQKCIVEDRAHSVFNGRVFVAKAAQLTDASQLNRNLILSRKGRVDTKPQLEIIADDVKCTHGATVSQLEAEEMFYLQSRGLDPVTSRNLLIDGFAGEILEKLPVPSLANRLSRCLACLTSH; encoded by the coding sequence ATGACTATGCAAATTGCGACTAAATCAGAAATTTCGGCGATCGCTCGCTTGCTTTCGGAAGCAATCAATGGCGCAACCCCAACCGATGCTTGGTTACAGCAATTGCGGGATAATGCAGCGGCTGTGGTGCGGGAGTTGGGAATGCCGACGACACGAGATGAGAATTGGCGGTTTACCAACCTGGCACCCTTGGCAGCAGTGCCGTTTCAAAGGGCGGCGGCTTTTGAGTTGCCCCTGGGAACCCTTGGCAATTTAATTGACAATATTAAGATATTGTCTAAAGTCGATCGGCGATTGGTGTTTGTCAATGGCCGCTATTCCCAAGAATTAAGTGCGGTTGCGGGTTTACCTCAAGGATTATTTATCGGCAATTTGGCACAATTACCGGCTGAGTTGCGCGATCGCCTACCGGAATATTTAGCCAACCAGGAAGGGACACAGGAAGTTTTCACCGCCCTGAACACTGCGGGATTAAATGATGCGGCTGTAATTTGGCTGGGTAAAAATGTGGCCGTAGAAACGCCCATTCATCTGCTATTTATTTCGGTGACAAGGGAAACTCCGGCTTTAATTCAACCCCGGACTTTGGTGGTTGCGGAACCGGGCAGTGCTGCCACCGTAATTGAAGAATATATAGTAGCCGATCGCGAATGGTGTGCCACGGCGGAAACTCAGCCCTATTTTACCAATACGGTCACGGAAATTTATCTGGGGCAAAATGCGGAAGTGAACCATACCCGCATCCAACGAGAAGCAGCGAATAGTTTCCATATTGGCAAGAGTGCGATCGCCCAAGCCAAAGATAGCCGCTATTCCTGCATTGAAGTCAACACCGGCAGTAAAATTTCTCGGCATAACCTAGAAATTTATCAAAAAGGCGAAGGCACCCAAACCACCCTCAACGGTTTAACCGTCATTGGTGGGGAACAACTAGCGGATACTCACAGCAACGTAGTCCTGAACCATCCTCATGGGATGGTTGCCCAACTACAAAAATGTATCGTAGAAGATCGCGCCCATAGCGTGTTTAACGGTCGGGTCTTTGTTGCCAAAGCTGCCCAACTGACTGATGCCAGCCAACTGAATCGGAACTTAATCCTATCGCGCAAAGGTCGGGTAGACACCAAACCGCAACTAGAAATTATTGCCGATGATGTCAAATGCACCCACGGCGCTACGGTCAGCCAGTTAGAAGCCGAAGAAATGTTCTATTTGCAAAGTCGCGGCTTAGATCCAGTCACCAGTCGCAACTTATTAATTGACGGTTTTGCCGGGGAAATCTTGGAAAAATTGCCCGTACCTTCTCTGGCAAACCGGCTATCTCGTTGTCTTGCCTGTCTAACCAGTCATTAA
- a CDS encoding SufS family cysteine desulfurase translates to MIAIQEKSLAEEFQKLRSDFPILLEEVNGKPLVYLDNAATSQKPVQVLKALEEYYYHSNANVHRGVHTLSSRATDAYEGAREKVAKFINAASSQEIVYTRNASEAINLVAYSWGLGTLQPGDEIILTVMEHHSNLVPWQIIAQRTGAVLKFVELTETQEFNMEQFKTLLSEKTKLVGVVHVSNTLGCINPVKEIAALAHEYGAKVLVDGCQSTPHMAIDVQDIDCDWFVASGHKMCAATGIGFLYGKLAVLRAMPPFLGGGEMIADVYLDHSTYADLPHKFEAGTPAIAEAVSLGAAVDYLSAIGMDKIADYEHELTAYLFEQLNQIPDLKLYGPQPKADGSGRASLASFTCGAVHPHDLSTILDQAGVAIRAGHHCTQPLHRVIHAQSTARASLYFYNTRAEIDVFIAALKEAIEFFGSIFG, encoded by the coding sequence ATGATTGCTATTCAAGAAAAAAGCCTAGCCGAAGAATTTCAAAAATTGCGTAGTGACTTCCCTATTTTGCTAGAAGAAGTTAACGGCAAACCCTTAGTTTATCTGGATAATGCCGCTACGTCCCAAAAGCCCGTTCAGGTGCTCAAAGCTTTGGAAGAATATTATTACCATAGTAATGCCAATGTTCACCGAGGCGTTCATACTTTAAGTTCGCGGGCAACGGATGCTTATGAAGGGGCTAGAGAAAAAGTGGCTAAATTTATTAATGCCGCTTCTTCTCAAGAAATTGTCTATACCCGTAATGCCAGTGAAGCGATTAATTTAGTGGCCTACAGTTGGGGATTAGGGACTTTACAGCCCGGAGATGAAATTATCCTCACGGTGATGGAACACCACAGTAATTTAGTGCCTTGGCAAATTATTGCCCAACGGACCGGGGCGGTGTTGAAATTTGTGGAACTCACGGAAACCCAAGAGTTCAATATGGAACAGTTTAAAACCCTGCTTTCCGAGAAAACTAAGTTAGTCGGGGTGGTTCATGTTTCTAATACTTTGGGTTGTATTAATCCGGTGAAAGAAATTGCCGCTTTAGCCCATGAATATGGGGCAAAAGTATTAGTAGATGGTTGCCAAAGTACGCCGCACATGGCGATTGATGTGCAGGATATTGATTGCGATTGGTTTGTGGCTTCTGGCCATAAGATGTGTGCGGCGACGGGGATTGGTTTTCTCTATGGTAAGTTAGCGGTTTTGCGGGCAATGCCACCATTTTTGGGCGGTGGGGAGATGATTGCCGATGTGTATTTAGACCATTCTACTTATGCGGATTTACCCCATAAGTTTGAGGCAGGAACTCCAGCGATCGCTGAGGCAGTTTCTCTGGGGGCAGCAGTGGATTATCTAAGTGCGATCGGTATGGATAAAATTGCCGATTATGAGCATGAATTGACCGCTTATTTGTTTGAGCAATTAAACCAAATTCCCGACCTTAAATTATATGGCCCACAACCAAAAGCAGACGGGTCTGGTCGTGCTAGTTTAGCCTCTTTTACCTGTGGGGCAGTTCATCCCCATGATTTATCTACTATTTTAGATCAAGCGGGGGTGGCGATTCGCGCCGGACACCATTGCACTCAACCTTTACACCGAGTAATTCATGCTCAGTCTACCGCACGGGCTAGTTTATATTTTTATAATACTCGTGCAGAAATTGATGTGTTTATTGCGGCTTTGAAAGAGGCGATCGAATTTTTTGGCAGTATTTTTGGTTAA
- a CDS encoding PIN domain-containing protein translates to MKFLLDTNICIYIIKQKPAKVLEKFQRLNPSDVGISSITLAELEYGIAKSQQSDKNRIALNQFLITLEIVKFDEKASNIYGDVRAELERKGLVIGAMDMLIAAHAISLDLILVTNNVKEFSRIPNLRLENWAE, encoded by the coding sequence GTGAAGTTTTTATTAGATACGAATATTTGTATATACATTATTAAACAGAAACCCGCTAAGGTACTGGAGAAATTTCAGAGATTAAATCCCTCTGATGTAGGAATTTCATCGATTACGCTGGCAGAATTAGAATATGGAATCGCGAAAAGTCAACAAAGCGATAAAAATCGAATAGCACTTAATCAATTTCTCATTACCTTGGAAATTGTAAAATTTGATGAAAAAGCATCCAATATTTATGGAGATGTCAGGGCGGAACTTGAACGAAAAGGCTTAGTTATTGGCGCTATGGATATGCTGATTGCTGCCCATGCGATTAGTCTAGACCTAATTTTAGTAACGAATAATGTTAAGGAATTTTCACGGATTCCTAATTTGCGCTTAGAAAATTGGGCAGAATAA
- a CDS encoding antitoxin, with the protein MNLAKIVQNGNTQSLILPDEFHLEGDEVYIKKVGTALVVIPKNNPWQPLFDSLSLFSEDFMETREQPKLETREDIFE; encoded by the coding sequence ATGAATCTTGCTAAAATTGTCCAAAATGGCAATACCCAGAGTCTCATATTGCCCGATGAATTTCATCTCGAAGGGGATGAAGTTTATATTAAAAAAGTTGGCACCGCATTAGTGGTGATTCCCAAGAATAATCCTTGGCAGCCGTTATTTGACAGTTTAAGTCTATTTTCTGAAGATTTCATGGAAACTAGAGAACAACCGAAGCTGGAAACCAGAGAGGATATTTTTGAGTGA